The DNA region ctgattatattcatgccctcaaatatcaatttgacataatatattgagagcaataattttttgaacatgaattagttTTCGAACATATGTTCaggtttaaaaaatcattactttCAATATATCaggttaaattgatgtttgaggacatttttataatcaggagaactagacgaacacataagaaTTGATTTTATGTTATTCCAAgatctctaggttcatcaatCGGTTTTGATTGAAATTGACTGATGGATggattttttgaaaattgattcgaTCGGAAACAAATCAATTGAATCGATttccaaattatttgaaaaatccatcGGAAATCAATTTGATTGATTTTTTTCCAGttgaattgatttttgaaaaattcatccaTCAGTTGATTTCTGTCAAAACTGACTGATGGACGGTctgatggacttagagatctcgaaatgacatgaaattaATTTCTATGTGTTTATCTAGTTCTCTTGGTTATAAAAATAccttcaaacatcaatttgacccgaTATATTGAGAggaatgattttttgaatatgaattaatTTTTCGAACACattttcatattcaaaaaatcattgctatcaatatatcaagtcaaatttatatttgaaaatatttttataatcaggagaactacaTGAAAACATTGGAATTGATTTTATgttattccgaggtctctaggtccatcagtcatTTTCAGCCAAAATTAGCcgaaatcgactgatggacctaaagaccTCATAATAATATGAAACTGTCTCTATGTATTTATTTAGCTCTCCTGACTATATAAAtattctcaaatattaatttagcATAATATATTGAGCGCAGTGTTTGTTTGAacacaaattaaatttttaaaaaataaaactgttTATAATGGattgttaaaaaatttattttagaaaaaattgTTTGATGGACAATTGATCTTTGATTgacatgaaattaatttttatgtgttTATCTAATTCTTATTATTATATCTAtactctcaaatattaatttgatctaatatattgagaataataattttttaaatataaattagtttttcatgttaaaaaaatattgctctcaatatattatgtcaaattgatgtttgagggtatgTATATAATCATAAAAATTAGACGAACACGTAAGAACTGGTTTCATATAATTTTGAGATTTCTATGTCCCGGTTGACGAATAAAATAATTTGACCGATAAAAGAATGGATTCGATTCGATTGCGACAATAAAGGGATAAAATCGTTACAACATATATGATTTCGTCAATTTTTTTACTTACCTACTTGATTTAGTCATTTCTCAAAGCCGAAGATTATTTGGAGCAAAGCTACTGTAACAACTGTTTCATGTTAGAGGGTATTTTTCAGAATAtgaggtttttttaaaaaataatttataagaatgataataaaattaagcAATGTGTTTTCGATGAAAAAGCACATGCTGATGAAATAGTTTTACGGTTCAGAGGAGAGGATGGATCATTTTATTTATAAGTGGGATTTCATTGACTCTACTTATTATACATATAAGATTTAGGCTTAAATACCTTAAACCCCCTTTATTCTCCCTCAAGTAGCATTTAACCCCCCTTAAATAATAGACAATTGTACCCTTCTCTTTTGTGATAtgataattttaagagaaaaaatatatcaaattgatGATTATGtccttggtaaaaaaaattaacacatTAAATTGACAGGAtgtgaaaaaatttataaaagagcTTTGacaaggtaaaaaagaaaattaacaCATTAAATTGACATGATGTGAAAAAATTTGTAAAAGAACGAAAATTGAAACAAATACATCTAAATAGAAAAAAATTCATATTAGGAATTTTAGTACTATTTTACCCATATTATGTTAGTTGTATCTCACAAAAGAAGGCAAACTGCTACAAGTATTTACTTTGATACGAAAAGACAAACCAAAAGTCAATGTATTGAATCTAACATCTAGAAGGTACAATCTTCACAGAAGTATAATCCATAAGCACATATACTACTGTTCAAAATTATGAAACTTGCATGTAAAATAACTCAAAGAAACAATAGATCACATATTTTCTCCACTTTCTGGACCAGCATCCCTGACAAAATGCATTCCACTTGATGATTATTGAGTGAACAAGAAGTATTCACCACGTgcaaacatatgtgcttgaaaCTACAAAAATTAAAGTGTATAAACTATGAATAGATATAATATGATGCTCATAGATCCAAAAAAACTAGATAACCAAATTGCTAAATAAATGTGAATAATAAACATACTCAAGGATTTTCATTAGTCCCTGCTACTTAATTGCTAGTCAAAGCTgtcttcttttcaaaattattaaaaatatatattataaaaagaTAAGGGTATAATTgccttttttataatttttttaatgtttggcTTTGATTAAGAGggttaaatgttattttttaaatataggggAACAAAACGCTACTTAATTAAAAATACAGGGAGGTTAAAAGTATTTAAGCCTAAGATTTATGAAATTCCACCTATTAGCAACCCGTCCACGTTGAAACGACCCATTTCCAGGGTCCTCGACTGTTTCGATGGGCTGAATGGTACGACTATAAAAGCACGACATTTTTGGAGCCGCCTTCACTCGTTCGACCACTGACCGCCCTAGAACGTGATCGTCTCCGGCGATCGGCACTCCATCGCCCATCTCCGCCTTCTCGAAGGCGACATGGGCTCTAAATCCTCAGATCGGCCCTCCACCTCGGTCTCCTCTTTCGCCTCTGCAGCTGCATCTGGTGGCTCCCTGAAGAGGAGCAGAAACCGAACCCCACAAAATCCCCTCCGCTCGACGACCAAGAGAAAATCTCCTTTCGCCGACTTCGGAAGGTAACGAGGTTGTTTCTCCCTCAAAACCTTCGATATCTTCTCATCTGGTAACCTTCTTGTAGTTACATGGCGGAAAAGAACCGGAAGCTGGGAGCTCAATTTCGAGCGGATGCCGCCTCCGTTTCGTCACTCGGCGCCGATGGCGCTCCCGTCGATTCCGAAGAAGATAAGGGCGTCTTTCGTGGGGTCTCCATTTTCGTCGATGGTTTTACCATCCCATCCAGTCAGGTTCTCAGCTCTGCCGAAAATGATTAACTGGAAAACCTAGCTAAAGCGCTTCACTTACCATTCAATACATGAGTTTGGTTATGGCTGAGATTTTACACACTGTTCTTGTACGACCCTTTGTAATTAGATAGTGAATTTGGTTATCAGGAACTGAGGGGGTACATGCTGAGGCATGGTGGGCGATTTGAAAATTACTTCTCGAGAGATACAGTGACTCATATCATATGCAGCAATTTACCCAATAGTAAAATGAGAAACCTTCGGTGTGGTTGTTGTTGCTCTAATTTATTTTGCACTTATATTTTTCTCTGACTGATCTCCTTGTGTTGGTTGTTTTGGTTTAGTGCGTTCAGCCATGGGTTACCTGTCGTGAGACCTGAGTGGGTGCTGCACAGCCTGGCGGCCAATAGACTCTTGAGTTGTGAGCTTTCTGCTGATGCATACTTCTTTTCTTAATCTGATTGCAGCTGTTATATCTCCTTGATGTTTGCTTATGTTAGGTCTTAGTAAACTGCAACAAGATCACGTTATAGGCAAGTATTTGTTGCCTATGATGCTGGAATACCATCTCTTTTAACAGATGATATTCAGGTCTGAATTTGTGCAGGCAAACAATTGCATGTTTGTAGGGATGTGCTTGCAAAATAATAGGTCGAGTGCACTGGTATTATATTTGTAAAAGTGATTATGCAGACACAACAcattctcttctttttatttttggtaCCCTGATGACTGATGAGTAGCCAAAATTTGAAACCATCAAGCTTTTTATGTACAACAAAGCATTAGCCATCACAAAGAACTGGGATGTGCTATTGTTTGTTTCTGGGTGCACTATAGTGTTGAAGTTCCATCACTATGTAAGTTAGCATGCTCCAGTTGGGTCAATATATGCGAGTGGAGAGCACAACAAATGGACACGCTATGTAAGTTAACATGTGGCTGCTACTTTCACTCATTTTGTGATATTGATTCTTAAGCTCTTCTATTAAATGACATGCTTGCCATATTTTTTGTCTTCTTTTGAATGGTGAAATGCGTGAAGTGAAATCTGTGAAGTTGGGAGTATTCATTGGGAGTTTCTACATTGAAAAATATGGCAATTGCATTGCTTTTTTATGTAAATAGAGTAACAAAATGATATGGTGCTTGATGTTTCAGGTGATGCAAATGAAATTTATACTTATTAGATATTAGTATTACCTTTATATATTAACCACGCATCTACTCATCCTATATGACAAGGCAAGCTTATTTTGTGTTTTGTTTTCCTTAAGGGGCTCCATATCAGCTTGTACATGGTGCATGCAAACAACAGAAACTCTCAACTTACTTTCATCACCAGAGGATTTCAACCAGCAGCGATGCTAAAGGTTCTATAAATCATGATGAGGCAATTAAGGTTGGTCAAAATCATTCGGTGGTACCAACCGATGGCCAAACATCTGAATGTGGAGGGATAAGCATTCAGGTTGGTGATGTGGCATGCTTGAAAAGTGAAGAATTTTCTCAAGCAAGAGATGCAAATCAAGAACCCTCTGGTGTGTAAGATTACTTTGCCATTTTAGTTGCATTTGGTTCCACAAATGCTCATTGTCGTTAATGCtagtatttaaataatttaagtctAACCATTCTTTAAGTGTGAATTCACAGCTTCCAATATGGTACATTCAACTCTTACAGATCCCAATTTTGTGGAGAACTACTTCAAGGTGGTTTGATTAACTTGTTTTGCAAGTAAATTTACTTGTTAATATCTGTAAAGCTTTTTGGAAATATCTGGTACCTAATGTTTCATATCTTCGACTTAAATCTAATTGCCTTTTGTTTATCTTATATTTCAGAAGTTGACTGATTGTTTAATTTGTCAGTTTACTTTTGCAATTAACTAGGCATTTATGTAATTTACGACAACAAACCATGAGCATCATTATTTGGGTCAGTTATATGAATGTTATCCTGCAATGAACTCTATGCAAGGCTCTATCATTAGTAATATTCAGATATTTTAAACTGATTTCAGTTACATTAAAGAGTTTTATCTTGTCTCTCTCTACCACTCACCCTTCAACTCTGGATTCTACTTTTCAAACTATACAACCTATAGTGGTCTGTAAACATGTCTATGCATTTATCTATTTTCTCATATTTATCATTTATTAGAGCTTTACCTAGTCTGCAATATATATGCCATTATCTATTTTCTCCCATTTTATCAATTACCATGTTTTAGAGCTGTACCCAGTTGCAACCAAATAATTGTTTTTGTGTTTATCTTTCTAGTAACTGCACACATCCATCCTATTATTCTcacttttacttttctatttttttgtgcATGTTATTTTCTAATTGCCAATActaacacataaaatataatttgttCTACCTTCATCTTATAAAACTATACAATTACGTAAGAGGCATGTCTTGATTGCAAAATATCTCCATAGTTTCCTCTCCATTTATAGTTTTCATTATGTTATTTTCAACTCTTTTTTGTGTCAGATAATACATCTTAGATATTCGAAAATCCTTACTGTAGAGATTCTTGTTCATCCATCTAAACTTTTTCTTCACTTCTTTCTTATTGTTGAATTTACATTTTATACAATCAGTTTTGGTTCTACTTAAAATCTTTAGTTAGTTTCTCTCTGCCATTCATTGTTGTCCTTGTGTGTTGTTATAGCTGAACCATCCATATAAAGTTCCAAGTTCTAGTGAATGCGACCTAAACTAATTTGGTTGAATGTTACCCTACATGGCTTGCATAGCTGATTTGGAACTTGGAAGTGGAAATTGCAACACACTAAACCATAGACAAAGATCTCATAGAGATGGTGATATCTCAAAGAGATGGTGATCGACTTTAGCATACATTAAGTAGCATTTTGTAGTTCATTTCTCTCAGTTATAAAGAGAGGATGAGAAGTTATTATTTGGACATCAGAATCAGGATGAAAGATGATAGTGAGTATAGTAAGTAGTTATGTGTAATTTACCTTCAAGACTTAATAGAGAATACAAAACAATAATCTTGTTTTACTGAGAAAAATGGAGAACAGCTGAAATAGAATAGAAAATGGAATTAGGGAGAACAGAAAGTGTCTATGTTTATCATTGTTATGGTATGCCCTATATGTACCACTGTGACTTTCTTTCTGTTCTAATTTTGCACTGTCATTTGGCTAGAAGTTATTGAGATTTTTGTATTTGTATACATTCAATTTCCCCTCTACTTACAAGGATTCTAACATTTATATTTGGTGGGGAGTGGATCCCTATAGTTTCATTCGTTAAGAGAGTGTGTTCTGAATATTTGGTTTGGACCTAACTATTTTGGTATTTAGAATTCCAGGCTGCATTTTATTGGGACATGGAGAAACAGGTACAGACAGCGATTTTCAAAATTGCTTACTGGAGTTAAAAGCAGCAATGAAAATTTGAAGTGTCATTCAACCAAGCAGAAAACTGCAATCATACACATTGATatggtaaattattattttattctataGATATCTGTCATGATGTTGTGTATTTTTCTGTAGTCCCTGTTCTGACTGCTATCATCTACATTTGGTGTTAATTTTGTAATCGTTGTCCATATTGTTTCTTGTGTACTAAAAGCCTTGTGTTCCTTCTAAGGACTGCTTTTTCGTTTCGGTGATTATAAGAAACTTCCCAGATTTGGTCCATAAGCCTGTAGCAGTGTGTCACTCTGACAACCCCAGAGGAACTGCTGAAATATCATCTGCCAATTATGTGGCAAGAAATTTTGGTGCAGTTTGAGTGCATACACCTTTTAGTGTTCCTATGCTTGACGATGATAAACATAATTCACCTTTTATGCATACCTTTCTTTCAGGTGTTAAGGCTGGGATTTTTGTCAGAGATGCCAAAGTTTGCTGCCCTAATCTTGTTATATTGCCTTATGACTTTGAGGCTTATCAAGAGGTAATATACACTTGATTGCATGATTCTGCTACCATATACAATGGAAAGTTTTaatcttttcatttttttaagaTGCTCATCAAGCTAAGCATTCTGCAGGTGGCTGAGCAATTCTACAACATACTACATAAACATTGCAGCAAAGTTCAGGTACATATTGCTACTACTTGCTACTTAACATGTGtatcaatttaaaaaatcataaattacTTTTGAGTCTAAAAATCATCTCCTATAATACTTGACTACGACTGGTTGCAAGGGAATTGGTAAAATCTTGTACTATTATACATATATGCAAGCTTGGTAATCAGTACTTAATTCATCAAAACAATCTTCTTGAGAGGATAGTCAAATTGGGCtgtgcatgttttttttttttttgcattaattGAGTTTCACTGCACACAATGCAAttcttttttactattttaaatttaagtGCATCTTTCTATTTATCCATCTTCTTGTTTTGTTTGTCCTAATCTAACATTGGATGAATGTGCAGGCATTAAGCTGTGATGAAGCATTTTTAGATGTGACAGAATGTGATGTTGATCCTGAAGACATAGCATTGGCCATTAGGAAGGAAATTGCTGAGACTACACGTTGTACAGCCAGTGCAGGAATTGCTGAGAATTTGCTTCTTGCTCGTTTGGCTACTAGGTCTGCAAAACCTAATGGCCAGCGATTCCTTCCATCTGAAAAGGTGGAACTTCACATTGATGCATTGGTTGTTAAAGTATTTCACATTTAGTTCGTATGTGTCATTATACCCAAATTTTTTTAGTGGACTTTATTCTAAAAAGTCTGTTGTATTACCTTCATAtcattatttctttttatttataccAAATCTACCCATTTTTTAGTACTATTGTATTGTGGGATTGGGGTAGGTAGAAGACTACTTAAATGATCTTCCTGTCATGGAACTTCCTGGCATTGGGTATGCTACACATGAGAAGCTTAAGAAGAGGCAAATTCAAACCTGTGGTCAAATGCGCATGACTCAAAAGGTTTTTTccattaattatttaatattaatttgcTTATATTGTTCAGaggtttgttattttatttaattatttaatcttCAATGTTGATAAGATTTCTTATGCAGTTTTACACCTTCATTCTTTGCATACGCTACATTATTTGTTCCAATGCAAGCAGAAAGGTTAAACATTTCTCCAGTAACCAAGTTCTAGCTTTTAGGTCATGAAGTCTTTATTATTCAATTATTAATTTATTCCttattcttttctttattctcaTAACTATTGCGTTATAAATAATTCACTTTTTATTCCATCTTTTCTGTCCACCTTAAACTTCTATCATATTACATTTCAAGGACCTAAATTATAATTTATGAATTTCATTATCATTCACGATTCTTGTTTAGAGATGACCTCAAAGTCAGACCTCAGCAGACACAAAATTATTGGAGAAGATGGCACCACGTGTTGCTCCAAACACAAGCGTGACTTTATTCAAGTAGTGTGTTACATCCAACACCTATCACTCCTAGGCACTCACTGAGGCGGCCAATCAACTGCTGAGGTTGTTCTAAACAGGACAAACAACTTGTGATTTCACAACAAACAATAAATGTGGGTATTATTAACAGAATATACAGTCATTGGCTGCATCAACTCGAGGCAGCAAATCCTGAAAATGGGATGGCATGGTTTTTGTTGTATAGTTTCTTGCTTCTGATATGTAATTATTTCCCAGTGTAACACAAGTATGCAATATTACTACCCATTACTAGCACCTTGTTTTCCCTACTTTTTTCAGAAGGCTGTTAATTATCAAATAAAAACCACTTGTTTGATTTATGTCTATAGGAAGGTTTGCAGAAGGACTTTGGTGAAAAAATTGGTGACATGCTGTGGAATTATTGTCGCGGAATTGATAATCGAAATGTTGGAGAAGTTCAGGTTTGAGAGCATAGTTGAATATTCCTGTTTATTGGAAAAAATTCAAATATATTAGGAAAAACTAATATATGGATAGACCATTCTACTTAAGTTACTGAATTCCATTATCTCAAGAGCGTGTTGGAAGATTAGTTACTTttatagttggaaaattagtaaCTACGAATTTTTCTGCAGGAagcaaaatctattggtgctgaAGTTAATTGGGGAATTAGGTTCAATGATATGACAGATGTGGGTTTTGAGCTGGAATTGTTATCTAAATTTTATTGTCTTTATGGTGCAGGAATGGCATCATGTTTATGGTGTTGTATCTTTGTTGAATTTCAGTGTAATCATTTCCTCATCAATCTCTGCAAGGAGGTCTCATTACGGCTTCAGGGATGTGGAGTACAAGGTCGTACTGTTACATTGAAGGTATTATACATCTACAGGCTATTCAGAATGCAAAGCTCTTATATCTGTCATTTCGAAGTGCTATGCATGGATGTCCTTAACACATCTTCAGGTGAAAAAAAGAAAGCACGGAGCAGCTGAGCCGTTAAAGTTCATGGGCTGTGGGGACTGCCAAAATATGAGCCGGTCCAATACGGTATTTATTAAATCTGAGgagtttttattgtttttttttcttcatattttctGCAGATGCATCATCATGTGTAACTAATTTTCTTGGTTTTTGCAGGTACCTATTGCCATAGATAATGAAGCTGCCCTTCTGAGAATAGCGAAGAAAATTTTGTCTTCTTTTCACATTGGTAGGTCTTAGTTTGGATCAGATCCATGTCTACATAATAGTACTGTTAGACTATAAGTTCCCATCATGAGCATGGTGAGCTTGTCTTCCTTCGGCTTGTTTGCTTTTTAAGCAAAGTAGTCAAAGCTAAGAAGTCTCAAAAGCAAAGTAGTCAAGGCTAAGAAGTCTCCATGACACTTAATCCAAGTCAAGGTAGTACCTAGGTGTAGGAACAACCAACAAGTCTTCAGGTAGTTCAGATGTATGAACTGTTTGTTATTTAGTACATCTCATCTTTCAGGACCGAATAATACATCTTTAATTATGACCTGATTTAATTGTGAATGCATTTGAGGTTATTGGAGTGctgaaaaattatatattttcttgaaTTATAATGCACTTCTTGCAAATCATGTGATTATGTTTGTCTTCTCATAGATGTCAAGGAAGTCCGAGGCATTGGTTTGCATTTAACAAAGCTTGAGAGTGCAAAAATTACTAGGAAAGGTATGTTAGGAAGTTTGCTTGATAATTCTTCACACATGGTAGTGATGTATACTCGACCCTGATAATGAAGATAATGATGTTGAGAATGGAATTATATGAAGTACCTCGATGCATTCTTTAAATTATTTATCATTGACTCCCATGATTTCTTTTTCCTAAGAGCTAAACCAAGATTTCCTAGAAGTTAAGTCCCTTCATTTTAGCTTATCACAGGTTATCTGAGACAATGCTGTGGGAGTTCCCACATTCATATTTCTGGTTATTTAGGACTTGTGCAACACAAGGATCTTTAGGGTTCTATTTTGCTACATATTTTGTTTGAGACCAATGCTAATGTCTGTTTCTGCTTTTGATCAATTCTAAAGGTCGTGAGAATATAGCAGTATGGCTCAGTTCTCCTATGCATGCAACAAGAAGCAAATGCAAACAAATTAGTCAGTCTGACAGACAATGTGATAATGGAggtaaaacttatagttttataGTGTTTGGGAACCTTTTTTCTTGGCATTGCATGCCCATCTGTTAGATGTGATCTCTTATTCACAGATGTCCCAATATCATTGCagatttttcattttctagtggGGCACCAGAATCAGGAGATTTAGACAGTTCACATAAGCTAGATCAGGACAAGCCTACTCTGCTCTTTCAAGATGCAGGATCTAATTGCTCTTCGATTAAGGGTGCTGATTGTGTCAGACCAATTAGATCATCAGCATTGCCTCCTTTACAAGATCTTGATATAGATGTGGTTAGGAATCTCCCTACTGAAATTATATTAGAAATGGATGTTCTTTACAAGGGGGAATTATCTGATCTTATCAGCAAGAGCAAAGGGAACAATTGCTTGACCCACGTATGCTCCTCTACTGTATCCTTGATAGATGCAAGCACTAACAGTGCTGACACAGGCATATCTGATGCACATATTGATTCTGTGAAACTGGGTCTAGATTCAAAAGACAAAGGGAAAATGCCTATCTGTgaggtacattttttttttaaatcagtaGTGTACATTCTTTTGTTGTTTCCAGTTGATTAGCTGAAGGATCATTTTGTTCTTTGCTTTCGATTTTATTATCTATCTTTAGGTGCTCATTTCCTTGGTCATTTTAGAATTGTTTTTGACATGCTAACATTTATTTTGTCGTTGAATTGAAGATATTCAAGTCTCCAGTTCATGTTTGGGTTGATGATACTGATCCGATGTGGAATTTAAGATCTCATACCAGTAACATACCAATTTGTTTTACACATGGATAAATATAGgcatcaatataaattaatcagcATGAGTTAGAACATTGAGAacgataattaaaaattattaatttgctAAAGTTCCTCAATGGCTATTCATTCTGGAGCTCAAAATCTTAGTTGGCCGCAGCTGCATAACTTTTAATATGTGTGTAGCACATGCACATATTCATCAGAATAAACCTTTAGCCCTCCATTGACTGTAATAGCATTATATTGTTGTGCTAGAGCCCTATAATTGTGTGTGCATTCATGTAATCTTTCTTGAATGAAACAAGAAAGCATACTTTCAAACAGAAATCTGATTACCACTTTGATTTTCTGTTGTTATAATCTCACCAGCCTTTTACCTGAAAATCCGAAGGTGAACAATTTCTTGCTTAAATGTTACTTGTATTCCCTCTGCTTGTGGACCTTCTGACATTTCTCTCAcctcatttgtattttttttctcaaagaaTGTGGAGAGTATCAGCTATGTAGATCAAGTAACGATGGAGCCTAAACTGTTTGATTTAATGCCTGCATCTCTAAGCCAGGCAGATGCTTCAGTTCTTGAACAGATGCCTGAAGATGTGAAAGCTGATGTACATGGCCTACTTCCACTTCACAGAGAATTAAAGGTCTCTAAAGATTTTTATACTTGCTTCGACTTTCCAAGCTGTGTACAATTTCCAGATCCTCACTTGAAAACCCATCTTTGGTCGGGTGATCCACCATGGTGGGTGGAGAAATTTAATACAAGCAAGAACATTCTTCTGAACGTTATTTCTAGGCATGCCAAATCCAGCAAGGATATTCGTCTTTCATCTATTTTGCAGTCTGTAGCTCCATTCCTGTTGCCAGTTTGTGAATTAAGCAATGAAGTATATGCTGAAGCAATCTGTTGGTTACATGAGCTTCTTGCACAGTATATTGTTCTAAAAATTGGGTCTGATATTGAGGAGATTTATAATTGCTTTTGTTTTCTAAAACGGTATGCTCATTTTATTTGGACTTCTTATGTCTAGTTTTACATCTGAACTTTTACAATTTTGTTCCTGTTTATTTATGGAACGTATACTTGTCTTTGGAGAAAAGAAATGTAGTTAATTCCCATCTCATTCTCGTTTTCTTGTTTACTAATTGTTTTTATTTCAATTCCAATTCCAATTCGGTATGGTATATTGACTTGGTATGTCATTGTATTTTCAGGATCTCACCATCATCAAAAATTTTATTGCTAGTATACAATAGTGCACTTCCTCTTTTCCAGGTAAGAGCTTGGAACTTTGATGTTCTTTTCATATTAACTTTCCTGATGTTCTCGTGTTTGCTTGGGAGCATAAAAGTATTTTCTGTAATGTTTGGGCTCTCTGTTCTTATAGGCATATGGAAAAATGGGAAACATGTTTTTTTACCATAGATGGTTTGTAGATGGTCTATTGTTCAGGCTATCTGTAAATTGTTCTATTATACGGGTAACTGTTGATCATTCAATGCTTCATTGATGCTCCAAACAATTTGAGTAGCCTAAATATTGACATTTTAAATGGTTTCTGTTGCAAGATATAACCAAGGGAACTTTCATACAAAATACTCTTTGATTATTGAGGTCGAGGTAATACCAGTGATGAGCTTTTTACCCTCAAAATGATTATTCCGATCAACTTCTAGGGCGCACATTGAAGGTTAACA from Zingiber officinale cultivar Zhangliang chromosome 4B, Zo_v1.1, whole genome shotgun sequence includes:
- the LOC121976340 gene encoding DNA repair protein REV1-like isoform X3; the protein is MQQFTQYAFSHGLPVVRPEWVLHSLAANRLLSWAPYQLVHGACKQQKLSTYFHHQRISTSSDAKGSINHDEAIKVGQNHSVVPTDGQTSECGGISIQVGDVACLKSEEFSQARDANQEPSASNMVHSTLTDPNFVENYFKNSRLHFIGTWRNRYRQRFSKLLTGVKSSNENLKCHSTKQKTAIIHIDMDCFFVSVIIRNFPDLVHKPVAVCHSDNPRGTAEISSANYVARNFGVKAGIFVRDAKVCCPNLVILPYDFEAYQEVAEQFYNILHKHCSKVQALSCDEAFLDVTECDVDPEDIALAIRKEIAETTRCTASAGIAENLLLARLATRSAKPNGQRFLPSEKVEDYLNDLPVMELPGIGYATHEKLKKRQIQTCGQMRMTQKEGLQKDFGEKIGDMLWNYCRGIDNRNVGEVQEAKSIGAEVNWGIRFNDMTDCNHFLINLCKEVSLRLQGCGVQGRTVTLKVKKRKHGAAEPLKFMGCGDCQNMSRSNTVPIAIDNEAALLRIAKKILSSFHIDVKEVRGIGLHLTKLESAKITRKGRENIAVWLSSPMHATRSKCKQISQSDRQCDNGDFSFSSGAPESGDLDSSHKLDQDKPTLLFQDAGSNCSSIKGADCVRPIRSSALPPLQDLDIDVVRNLPTEIILEMDVLYKGELSDLISKSKGNNCLTHVCSSTVSLIDASTNSADTGISDAHIDSVKLGLDSKDKGKMPICENVESISYVDQVTMEPKLFDLMPASLSQADASVLEQMPEDVKADVHGLLPLHRELKVSKDFYTCFDFPSCVQFPDPHLKTHLWSGDPPWWVEKFNTSKNILLNVISRHAKSSKDIRLSSILQSVAPFLLPVCELSNEVYAEAICWLHELLAQYIVLKIGSDIEEIYNCFCFLKRISPSSKILLLVYNSALPLFQALVNENYGGKLRLSVIQTTDE
- the LOC121976340 gene encoding DNA repair protein REV1-like isoform X4 — translated: MQIKNPLLPIWYIQLLQIPILWRTTSRLHFIGTWRNRYRQRFSKLLTGVKSSNENLKCHSTKQKTAIIHIDMDCFFVSVIIRNFPDLVHKPVAVCHSDNPRGTAEISSANYVARNFGVKAGIFVRDAKVCCPNLVILPYDFEAYQEVAEQFYNILHKHCSKVQALSCDEAFLDVTECDVDPEDIALAIRKEIAETTRCTASAGIAENLLLARLATRSAKPNGQRFLPSEKVEDYLNDLPVMELPGIGYATHEKLKKRQIQTCGQMRMTQKEGLQKDFGEKIGDMLWNYCRGIDNRNVGEVQEAKSIGAEVNWGIRFNDMTDCNHFLINLCKEVSLRLQGCGVQGRTVTLKVKKRKHGAAEPLKFMGCGDCQNMSRSNTVPIAIDNEAALLRIAKKILSSFHIDVKEVRGIGLHLTKLESAKITRKGRENIAVWLSSPMHATRSKCKQISQSDRQCDNGDFSFSSGAPESGDLDSSHKLDQDKPTLLFQDAGSNCSSIKGADCVRPIRSSALPPLQDLDIDVVRNLPTEIILEMDVLYKGELSDLISKSKGNNCLTHVCSSTVSLIDASTNSADTGISDAHIDSVKLGLDSKDKGKMPICENVESISYVDQVTMEPKLFDLMPASLSQADASVLEQMPEDVKADVHGLLPLHRELKVSKDFYTCFDFPSCVQFPDPHLKTHLWSGDPPWWVEKFNTSKNILLNVISRHAKSSKDIRLSSILQSVAPFLLPVCELSNEVYAEAICWLHELLAQYIVLKIGSDIEEIYNCFCFLKRISPSSKILLLVYNSALPLFQALVNENYGGKLRLSVIQTTDE